A window of Corallococcus macrosporus DSM 14697 contains these coding sequences:
- a CDS encoding phospholipase D-like domain-containing protein, whose protein sequence is MKALEIDAILTSILDDRRLTPTERQALQAVLAERRAGEALLTLFRSRAFALARASMKDTRSREVISWLEETVQALHAPEPEETSRMEAHFSPGEGPLNAILQQVQSARGSIDVCVFTVTDDRITRALLEAHRRGVRLRMVSDDDKAMDPGSDMERLSDAGIPVRLDRTSAHMHHKFAVFDRLRLVTGSYNWTRSAAEYNHENVLVSDDARLVRPFSRAFDALWETLD, encoded by the coding sequence ATGAAAGCCCTTGAAATCGACGCCATCCTGACGTCCATCCTCGACGACAGGCGGCTGACGCCCACGGAGCGGCAGGCCTTGCAGGCCGTCCTGGCGGAGCGGCGGGCAGGCGAGGCCCTGCTCACCCTCTTCCGCTCCCGCGCCTTCGCCCTGGCGCGCGCGTCCATGAAGGACACCCGCTCCCGGGAGGTCATCTCCTGGCTGGAGGAGACGGTGCAGGCGCTGCACGCGCCCGAGCCCGAGGAGACGTCGCGCATGGAAGCGCACTTCTCCCCGGGCGAGGGGCCGCTCAACGCCATCCTCCAGCAAGTCCAGTCGGCGCGTGGCTCCATTGACGTCTGCGTCTTCACGGTGACGGATGACCGCATCACCCGCGCGCTGCTGGAGGCGCACCGGCGCGGCGTGCGGCTGCGGATGGTGAGTGACGATGACAAGGCCATGGACCCGGGCTCCGACATGGAGCGGCTGAGCGACGCCGGCATCCCCGTCCGCCTGGACAGGACGTCCGCCCACATGCACCACAAGTTCGCCGTGTTCGACCGGCTGCGCCTGGTGACGGGCAGCTACAACTGGACGCGCTCGGCGGCGGAGTACAACCACGAGAACGTCCTGGTGTCCGACGACGCGCGGCTGGTGCGGCCCTTCAGCCGCGCGTTCGACGCGCTGTGGGAGACGCTCGACTAG
- the pbpC gene encoding penicillin-binding protein 1C: MSRARRITRKLLPFGLGALVLLAAAWVAAWRVPLPARLHAPASVVMEYRDGTPAHVFLAPDERWRIPTVPERVDPDYVQALLALEDKRFFHHPGVDPLAVVRAAARNLSTGRRVSGASTLTMQLVRVLEPRPRTFPSKIIESFRALQLEVRLSKQEVLAAYLQFVPYGRNVEGVEAAALAYFGHTAAHLSPAEISTLLAVPQNPNRRFPSPRNTARLKAARDGVAKRLLDADALPRGPRAARVSAETVLRQVRATAVPRDLTPFPREAPHVAVWLRARHPERARLRTTLEAGSQRMVERLMRDAAVGLAPRGIHNGAAVVVDRQQAEVLALVGNFDFFDARHGGQIVGFATPRSPGSALKPLLYAMGIDLGMVGPEHLIADVPTAYGGYAPRNFDGRFQGLVRLEYALSQSLNMPFVRLLERVGVERFLGALRAAGVTSLVQEPGYYGLSAAVGGIELTPLELAGVYAALAGDGRAPTLRLLREEPPGAPVEVMSPGAAWLTRQALSLKDRPDFPARRRLTGMPARVHWKTGTSFGHRDAWAAGSGPRHTAVVWLGNFDHTPSVHLVGADAAGPVLFDILEGVGPRGLNVPDEQTRPPEDLTPVEVCAYSGHLPTDACVRRKHVYARRSAVPTARCPYHQHVEVDVATGLTVGPLCRAGRKTETRVYVTWPATIRRWLEEQHRRLPEPPPAAPGCEPGGEREAPAIVSPAPGQVAVLIPGVPASRQEVPLEAEASHERALTWFVDGALLGTARADERVWWTPSVGTHEILVTDDRGLSAKRTLEVRMRR; the protein is encoded by the coding sequence ATGAGCCGTGCCCGTCGAATCACCCGCAAGCTGCTGCCCTTCGGCCTGGGCGCGCTCGTCCTGCTCGCCGCCGCGTGGGTGGCGGCGTGGCGGGTGCCGCTGCCGGCCCGCCTCCATGCGCCCGCCTCGGTGGTGATGGAGTACCGGGACGGCACGCCGGCCCACGTCTTCCTCGCCCCGGACGAGCGCTGGCGCATCCCCACGGTGCCGGAGCGCGTGGACCCCGACTACGTCCAGGCGCTGCTGGCCCTGGAGGACAAGCGCTTCTTCCACCACCCGGGCGTGGATCCGCTGGCGGTGGTGCGCGCCGCGGCGCGCAACCTGTCCACGGGGCGGCGGGTGTCGGGCGCCTCCACCCTGACGATGCAGCTCGTCCGCGTGCTGGAGCCGCGGCCTCGCACCTTCCCGTCGAAAATCATCGAGTCCTTCCGGGCCTTGCAACTGGAGGTGCGGCTGTCCAAGCAGGAGGTGCTCGCGGCCTACCTCCAGTTCGTCCCTTACGGGCGCAACGTGGAGGGCGTGGAGGCGGCGGCGCTCGCGTACTTCGGCCACACGGCGGCGCACCTGAGCCCGGCGGAGATTTCCACGCTGCTGGCGGTGCCGCAGAACCCCAACCGGCGCTTCCCGTCGCCGCGGAACACGGCGCGCCTGAAGGCGGCCCGGGACGGCGTGGCGAAGCGGTTGCTGGACGCGGACGCGCTGCCCCGGGGGCCGCGGGCGGCCCGGGTGTCCGCGGAGACGGTGCTGCGCCAGGTGCGCGCCACGGCGGTGCCCAGGGACCTGACGCCCTTTCCCCGCGAGGCGCCGCACGTGGCGGTGTGGCTGCGCGCGCGGCATCCGGAGCGGGCGCGGCTGCGCACCACGCTGGAGGCCGGCTCGCAGCGGATGGTGGAGCGGCTGATGCGGGACGCGGCGGTGGGCCTGGCGCCGCGGGGCATCCACAACGGCGCGGCGGTGGTGGTGGACCGGCAGCAGGCGGAGGTGCTCGCGCTGGTGGGCAACTTCGACTTCTTCGACGCGCGGCACGGCGGGCAGATTGTGGGCTTCGCCACGCCGCGCTCGCCGGGCTCGGCGCTCAAGCCCCTGCTGTACGCCATGGGCATCGACCTGGGGATGGTGGGGCCGGAGCACCTGATCGCGGACGTGCCCACGGCCTACGGCGGCTATGCGCCGCGCAACTTCGACGGCCGCTTCCAGGGGCTGGTGCGCCTGGAGTACGCGCTGTCCCAGTCGCTCAACATGCCCTTCGTGCGGCTGCTGGAGCGCGTGGGCGTGGAGCGCTTCCTGGGCGCCCTGCGCGCGGCGGGCGTCACCAGCCTGGTGCAGGAGCCCGGCTACTACGGCCTGTCCGCGGCGGTGGGCGGCATCGAGCTGACGCCGCTGGAGCTCGCGGGCGTCTACGCGGCGCTGGCGGGGGACGGGCGCGCGCCCACGCTCCGGCTCCTCCGGGAGGAGCCGCCGGGCGCGCCGGTGGAGGTGATGTCTCCTGGGGCGGCGTGGCTGACGCGCCAGGCGCTGTCCCTGAAGGACAGGCCGGACTTCCCGGCGCGCCGGCGGCTGACGGGCATGCCGGCCCGGGTGCACTGGAAGACGGGGACCAGCTTCGGCCACCGCGACGCGTGGGCGGCGGGCTCGGGGCCCCGGCACACGGCCGTCGTCTGGCTGGGCAACTTCGACCACACGCCCAGCGTGCACCTGGTGGGCGCGGACGCGGCGGGGCCGGTGCTGTTCGACATCCTGGAGGGCGTGGGGCCGCGTGGCCTCAACGTGCCGGACGAGCAGACGCGCCCGCCGGAGGACCTGACCCCGGTGGAGGTCTGCGCCTACTCGGGGCACCTGCCGACCGACGCGTGCGTGCGGCGCAAGCACGTCTACGCGCGGCGCTCCGCGGTGCCCACCGCGCGCTGTCCGTACCACCAGCACGTGGAGGTGGACGTGGCCACGGGGCTGACGGTGGGGCCCCTGTGCCGGGCGGGGCGGAAGACGGAGACGCGGGTGTACGTGACGTGGCCGGCCACCATCCGCCGCTGGCTGGAGGAGCAGCACCGGCGCCTGCCGGAGCCGCCGCCCGCCGCGCCCGGCTGCGAGCCCGGCGGTGAGCGCGAGGCCCCCGCCATCGTGTCCCCGGCGCCGGGGCAGGTGGCCGTCCTGATTCCCGGCGTCCCAGCCTCGCGTCAGGAGGTGCCGCTGGAGGCGGAGGCGTCCCACGAGCGGGCGCTGACCTGGTTCGTGGACGGGGCGCTGCTGGGCACGGCGCGCGCCGACGAGCGCGTGTGGTGGACGCCCTCCGTGGGGACGCACGAGATTCTCGTCACGGATGACCGGGGGCTGAGCGCCAAGCGGACGCTGGAGGTCCGCATGCGGCGGTGA
- a CDS encoding CotH kinase family protein — protein MTPSRLLLCLPLLGLWACDGTQAPRPPSIQDPPGMEDPQGPPGEEEPPPTQPPPDPTPVDPPPVDPPPEPPPPVPEVERPFQMPAVATSVPQYELIIPEATMRLFEADPWTPEQDGLFLANGTTYRVKVRLRGASARFFPKKSWNVKFEDDVRFEGRTSLNLVAEYADATLLAEKIAFDLLEAMRVPASKGTLVRLDVNGVYQGVFLEIEQVNKAFLRAHAFADTDGTIYRCGWKDCEFKMVKVPYQGDWAKKTNESQPDDKLWEMVGAINHTPEPRFVSEMEQRFQLEHYLRSMVLDALMSNNYVEDSESYFIYDRAIAKWAYVPWDLNNVDSRWWYPISVEDMSQSTSNMRHPLFSFTLIDAWVAKMYEQRKLETASYPGYLPVFSNLATRVVLNPELRERLEARLDKALDELFTPEVMDAHIDKLHALIDPHMRDDPFMDYGRFTAGRAYLKRYVRERRAFIGRELERLARQQPTLVLEAVHPREGWVEVGNRTSAPLNLGGMVLTTQLRISLARSPSHLPTQVRAPIGAVLPDLTVAPGQRVRLNAAQLGIQMPVNGEIGLFDGQSVVGVKDLLFYGDLGAGKRYERGERGWEVR, from the coding sequence ATGACTCCTTCTCGATTGCTGCTGTGCCTCCCGCTGCTGGGCCTCTGGGCATGTGATGGAACCCAGGCGCCGCGGCCGCCCTCCATCCAGGACCCACCGGGCATGGAGGACCCTCAAGGCCCTCCCGGCGAGGAGGAGCCCCCACCCACGCAGCCGCCACCGGACCCGACGCCGGTGGACCCGCCCCCCGTGGACCCGCCTCCCGAGCCGCCGCCGCCCGTGCCCGAGGTGGAGCGGCCCTTCCAGATGCCGGCCGTGGCCACGTCCGTCCCCCAGTACGAGCTCATCATCCCCGAAGCGACGATGCGCCTGTTCGAGGCGGACCCGTGGACGCCGGAGCAGGACGGCCTCTTCCTGGCGAACGGGACGACGTACCGCGTGAAGGTGCGCCTGCGGGGCGCGTCCGCGCGCTTCTTCCCGAAGAAGAGCTGGAACGTGAAGTTCGAGGACGACGTGCGCTTCGAGGGGCGGACCTCGCTCAACCTCGTGGCCGAGTACGCGGACGCGACGCTGCTGGCGGAGAAGATTGCCTTTGATTTGCTGGAGGCCATGCGGGTGCCCGCGTCGAAGGGCACGCTGGTGCGGCTCGACGTCAACGGCGTGTACCAGGGCGTGTTCCTGGAAATCGAGCAGGTGAACAAGGCCTTCCTGCGGGCGCACGCCTTCGCGGACACCGACGGCACCATCTACCGGTGCGGCTGGAAGGACTGCGAATTCAAGATGGTGAAGGTGCCGTACCAGGGGGACTGGGCGAAGAAGACGAACGAGTCCCAGCCGGACGACAAGCTCTGGGAGATGGTGGGCGCCATCAACCACACGCCCGAGCCCCGGTTCGTCAGCGAGATGGAGCAGCGGTTCCAGTTGGAGCACTACCTGCGCTCCATGGTGTTGGACGCGCTGATGTCCAACAACTACGTGGAGGACTCGGAGAGCTACTTCATCTACGACCGCGCCATCGCCAAGTGGGCCTACGTCCCGTGGGACCTGAACAACGTGGACTCGCGCTGGTGGTACCCCATCAGCGTGGAGGACATGAGCCAGAGCACCAGCAACATGCGCCACCCGCTGTTCAGCTTCACCCTCATCGACGCGTGGGTGGCGAAGATGTACGAGCAGCGCAAGCTGGAGACGGCCTCGTACCCCGGCTACCTGCCGGTGTTCTCCAACCTGGCCACCCGCGTGGTGCTGAACCCCGAGCTGCGCGAGCGGCTGGAGGCGCGGCTGGACAAGGCGCTGGACGAGCTCTTCACCCCCGAGGTGATGGACGCGCACATCGACAAGCTGCACGCGCTCATCGACCCGCACATGCGCGACGACCCCTTCATGGACTACGGCCGCTTCACCGCGGGCCGCGCCTACCTGAAGCGCTACGTGCGCGAGCGCCGCGCCTTCATCGGCCGGGAGCTGGAGCGGCTGGCGCGGCAGCAGCCCACGCTGGTGCTGGAGGCCGTCCACCCGCGCGAGGGCTGGGTGGAGGTGGGCAACCGCACCTCGGCGCCCCTCAACCTGGGCGGCATGGTGCTCACCACGCAGCTTCGCATCAGCCTGGCGCGGAGCCCCAGCCACCTGCCCACGCAGGTGCGCGCCCCCATCGGCGCGGTGCTGCCGGACCTGACGGTGGCCCCCGGGCAGCGCGTCCGCCTCAACGCGGCGCAGCTCGGCATCCAGATGCCCGTCAACGGCGAGATTGGCCTGTTCGACGGGCAGTCCGTGGTGGGCGTGAAGGACCTGCTCTTCTACGGCGACCTGGGCGCGGGCAAGCGCTACGAGCGCGGGGAGCGGGGCTGGGAGGTGCGCTGA
- a CDS encoding PD40 domain-containing protein, with translation MPSVNPRPLAAALLVLLFPGLALAQFYVVPRRPGKTPVNSYEFEWRHADILVGPGATGLAPPPERTAHEQPPDAPGGANPSAPTTSPDEGDTTAPPEGPAPETTEGASGPSAPTGLSGSTPVVLGGAPDGGVPLVTAGEDGGVQDGGAVATADAGTQDGGAVATADAGTQDAGSLATADAGTQDAGSLAEAGGTDGGTQDAGSYLMAVESDDGGTVLGGGQSVFAGADGGFNYTYAKSLGDKSGGVRFYFYERERMVAERAAPLIEEAYRYLVDRFQYVPTKTFPYILYSSYQEFLQTNLFAVSEGTLGLTSTGEDLKLTLPYLGDHRLFEEVSTHELAHQFTIQKVRTVAEQAKMFGDPLQAIPLWFIEGLAEFYAKRGMDPEAEMLVRDLLVNPDLFKGYAFLDFFSPGPYGYLWIYKVGQVRVSFLEEEYGAGFIQRVLEESPRLAGGSRDTPSLKFEELLERLTGDNPKRISARFENWLKRRAFKTYLASEQSAPALDLLDKAPGYTTAMTSSPSGNVLALRTIVPETGESRIYMMDPRAPEKTVKVTGDGVPGVESLHPISGRSFALTDDKLAFIAEITGRDVIYVQDYKHTSEQRGADVLVRRNAIRTGIDREVGLVVDLNLGDRTAYRVDKHGLLAAYSPAFSPDGRWVAFVGINDAGLRDIYAIDLQAGPDGKPLQLTDDVFSEREVTWGPSGVIFTSDATSHRQFNLFRVRPDAPRQVERLTSEERDHTAPVALADGRVFFTAFNNSSSDLHELTKDGRIVRRTDLTTGVFEPGPGPDGGLWMLFHVSGERRPAVLRPPRMLALDVPAEPPPEPPSPLAVRPLTDATNYEPFNRQNLEFGPFFGFAGAGGGGFVGQLFAAASDRMKDHQFLLTLAVYGSFDLTDGYLLYVNDKSRMTWGGGLFQSLRFRVDRTFEGEEGAQNAFFTSGERFFGALGSVRYPLSTFLFVQGDLAVGGTRYFLDDYTEFELFFPERNAANRELLTAWNARNSAIRFQTELSGQFGYDSLKYHYATGPLSGSALLLETTVGVQPFDSQAYGNVRVDAERYFPIYGRANIFIRGGLGTTLGGQYARSYFLSSFDTLRGVNFGDIQWLLGRHYLYSTLEAQLPLNDIIRVAFLSDLEAIAAIDAGGVGEGTDDLWNHRVVNGVVGFNLALGPLLLRLHFARPFDVGAAAGQPDPGWVTNFSLGIAGLNGFFDQANTGKSTGPAPTPMSPALMPSVGGGYTGPRR, from the coding sequence GTGCCTTCAGTGAACCCCCGTCCCCTCGCCGCTGCCCTGCTCGTCCTGCTCTTCCCGGGGCTCGCGCTCGCCCAGTTCTACGTCGTGCCCCGGAGGCCCGGGAAAACGCCGGTGAACAGCTACGAGTTCGAGTGGCGACACGCGGACATCCTCGTCGGCCCCGGGGCCACGGGCCTGGCGCCACCTCCCGAGCGGACCGCGCACGAGCAGCCGCCTGACGCCCCGGGTGGCGCCAACCCCAGCGCGCCCACCACGTCGCCGGACGAGGGCGACACGACGGCGCCTCCCGAGGGCCCCGCCCCGGAGACCACGGAAGGCGCCTCGGGCCCTTCGGCGCCCACGGGCCTGTCCGGCAGCACGCCGGTGGTGCTCGGTGGCGCCCCCGACGGCGGTGTACCGCTCGTGACGGCGGGTGAAGACGGAGGCGTCCAGGACGGCGGCGCGGTGGCCACGGCCGACGCGGGCACGCAGGACGGCGGCGCGGTGGCCACGGCCGACGCGGGCACGCAGGACGCGGGCTCGCTCGCCACGGCCGACGCGGGCACGCAGGACGCGGGCTCGCTCGCCGAGGCCGGGGGAACCGACGGCGGGACGCAGGACGCGGGCAGCTACCTGATGGCCGTCGAGTCCGACGACGGCGGGACGGTGCTGGGCGGTGGCCAGTCCGTGTTCGCCGGCGCGGACGGAGGGTTCAACTACACGTACGCGAAGTCGCTGGGGGACAAGTCGGGCGGCGTGCGCTTCTACTTCTACGAGCGCGAGCGCATGGTGGCCGAGCGAGCGGCGCCGCTCATCGAGGAGGCCTACCGCTACCTGGTGGACCGCTTCCAGTACGTCCCCACCAAGACCTTCCCCTACATCCTCTACAGCAGCTACCAGGAGTTCCTGCAGACCAACCTCTTCGCCGTGTCGGAGGGCACGCTGGGCCTCACCAGCACTGGCGAGGACCTGAAGCTGACGCTGCCCTACCTGGGGGACCACCGCCTCTTCGAGGAGGTCAGCACCCACGAGCTGGCGCACCAGTTCACCATCCAGAAGGTCCGCACCGTGGCCGAGCAGGCCAAGATGTTCGGCGACCCGCTGCAGGCCATCCCGCTGTGGTTCATCGAAGGCCTGGCCGAGTTCTACGCCAAGCGCGGCATGGACCCCGAAGCGGAGATGCTGGTGCGGGACCTGCTGGTGAACCCGGACCTCTTCAAGGGCTACGCCTTCCTCGACTTCTTCTCTCCCGGGCCCTACGGCTACCTGTGGATCTACAAGGTGGGCCAGGTCCGAGTGTCCTTCCTCGAGGAGGAGTACGGCGCGGGCTTCATCCAGCGCGTGCTGGAGGAGTCCCCGCGGCTGGCGGGCGGCTCGCGCGACACGCCGTCCCTGAAGTTCGAGGAGCTGCTGGAGCGGCTCACCGGCGACAACCCCAAGCGCATCTCCGCGCGCTTCGAGAACTGGCTGAAGCGCCGGGCCTTCAAGACGTACCTGGCGTCCGAGCAGTCCGCGCCGGCGTTGGACCTGCTCGACAAGGCGCCCGGCTACACCACGGCCATGACGTCCTCCCCGTCGGGGAACGTGCTGGCGCTGCGCACCATCGTCCCGGAGACGGGCGAGAGCCGCATCTACATGATGGATCCGCGCGCGCCGGAGAAGACGGTGAAGGTGACCGGTGACGGCGTGCCGGGCGTGGAGTCGCTGCACCCCATCTCCGGGCGCAGCTTCGCGCTGACGGACGACAAGCTGGCCTTCATCGCCGAAATCACCGGGCGAGACGTCATCTACGTGCAGGACTACAAGCACACGTCGGAGCAGCGCGGCGCGGACGTGCTGGTGCGCCGCAACGCCATCCGGACCGGCATCGACCGCGAGGTGGGCCTGGTGGTGGACCTGAACCTGGGGGACCGCACCGCGTACCGCGTGGACAAGCACGGCCTGCTGGCGGCGTACTCGCCGGCCTTCTCGCCGGATGGCCGGTGGGTGGCCTTCGTCGGCATCAACGACGCGGGCCTGCGGGACATCTACGCCATCGACCTGCAGGCGGGGCCGGACGGCAAGCCGCTCCAGCTCACGGATGACGTGTTCTCCGAGCGCGAGGTGACGTGGGGGCCCTCCGGCGTCATCTTCACGTCCGACGCGACGTCCCACCGCCAGTTCAACCTGTTCCGCGTGCGCCCGGACGCGCCCCGGCAGGTGGAGCGCCTCACCAGCGAGGAGCGAGACCACACGGCCCCGGTGGCCCTGGCCGACGGGCGCGTCTTCTTCACCGCCTTCAACAACAGCAGCTCCGACCTGCACGAGCTGACGAAGGACGGCCGCATCGTGCGGCGCACGGACCTGACGACGGGCGTCTTCGAGCCCGGCCCCGGCCCGGACGGCGGCCTGTGGATGCTGTTCCACGTCTCCGGTGAGCGCCGGCCCGCGGTGCTGCGCCCGCCGCGCATGCTGGCGCTGGACGTCCCCGCCGAGCCGCCGCCGGAGCCGCCCAGCCCGCTGGCGGTGCGGCCGCTCACGGACGCGACGAACTACGAGCCCTTCAACCGGCAGAACCTGGAGTTCGGGCCCTTCTTCGGCTTCGCGGGCGCGGGCGGCGGCGGCTTCGTGGGCCAGCTCTTCGCGGCGGCCAGTGACCGCATGAAGGACCACCAGTTCCTGCTCACCCTGGCGGTGTATGGCAGCTTCGACCTGACGGACGGCTACCTGCTCTACGTCAACGACAAGTCCCGCATGACGTGGGGCGGCGGCCTCTTCCAGTCGCTGCGCTTCCGCGTGGACCGCACCTTCGAGGGCGAGGAGGGCGCGCAGAATGCCTTCTTCACGTCCGGCGAGCGCTTCTTCGGCGCGCTCGGCAGCGTGCGCTACCCGCTGAGCACCTTCCTGTTCGTGCAGGGCGACCTGGCCGTGGGTGGCACGCGGTACTTCCTGGACGACTACACGGAGTTCGAGCTGTTCTTCCCCGAGCGCAACGCGGCCAACCGGGAGCTGCTGACGGCCTGGAACGCTCGCAACAGCGCCATCCGCTTCCAGACGGAGCTGAGCGGGCAGTTCGGCTACGACAGCCTGAAGTACCACTACGCCACCGGCCCGCTGTCGGGCAGCGCCCTCTTGTTGGAGACCACGGTGGGCGTGCAGCCCTTCGACAGCCAGGCCTACGGCAACGTGCGCGTGGACGCGGAGCGCTACTTCCCCATCTACGGCCGCGCCAACATCTTCATCCGCGGCGGCCTGGGCACCACGCTGGGGGGCCAGTACGCGCGCTCCTACTTCCTGTCCTCGTTCGACACGCTGCGCGGTGTGAACTTCGGCGACATCCAGTGGCTGCTCGGCCGGCACTACCTCTACTCCACGCTGGAGGCGCAGCTTCCGCTCAACGACATCATCCGGGTGGCCTTCCTCAGTGACTTGGAAGCCATCGCCGCCATCGACGCGGGCGGCGTGGGGGAAGGCACGGATGACCTGTGGAACCACCGCGTGGTGAACGGCGTCGTCGGCTTCAACCTCGCGCTGGGCCCCCTGCTGCTGCGCCTGCACTTCGCCCGGCCCTTCGACGTGGGCGCCGCGGCCGGCCAGCCGGACCCGGGCTGGGTGACGAACTTCTCGCTGGGCATCGCGGGCCTCAACGGCTTCTTCGACCAGGCCAACACCGGGAAGAGCACCGGCCCGGCGCCGACCCCCATGTCCCCGGCGCTGATGCCCTCCGTGGGAGGCGGCTACACCGGCCCGCGCCGCTAG
- a CDS encoding LVIVD repeat-containing protein — translation MKRLLAVTSTLALATACGNDNPPAPKAECQLEAIDLSACQLSSLAGVQPEGIWNLNINLNDGSGAAAAMRLSGGGSNTQMLLGVPATERQSTPESFFLASEYQQGTGASAVTIRFAAAGCSSSGPGQMSGIFRRCANGATDMRGTFEAVRVARRADEAEASGVELVGEVRLADATVTNVAVAHGHAYVTAGAKGLFILDLSDPAQPRQVNKSEPSDDFFTDALVNGNTLYVGSRRSGVIVFDITNPASPVRLRSVPESVVEVNDLALDGDVLYAASPLPNSEVYIYDVATPAEPKQLWRYFVEGAERLAGEVPLHVAAMGGRLYVSNWSFGLTVSDVTTPSKPKLLGRFANASSSATAVGMVGDRPYAFDAGEDWGAYLSVLDVSAPATVSRTGEFRTRPEVSVRAVAFAGTKVYLAYGQDGLRIVDVSVPSAPQQVGYYNTWRETDPGHGVAFLEGLSKVHVPGDGYVYATDSSRGLLIFRETAE, via the coding sequence ATGAAACGCCTCCTCGCAGTCACCAGCACCCTGGCCCTCGCCACCGCCTGCGGCAATGACAATCCGCCCGCCCCCAAGGCGGAGTGTCAGCTCGAGGCCATCGACTTGTCCGCCTGCCAGCTTTCGAGCCTCGCGGGCGTACAACCCGAGGGCATCTGGAACCTCAACATCAACCTCAACGACGGTTCCGGTGCCGCGGCCGCCATGCGGTTGTCGGGAGGGGGCAGCAACACCCAGATGCTGCTGGGCGTCCCCGCCACGGAGCGGCAGTCCACGCCGGAGTCGTTCTTCCTGGCCAGCGAGTACCAGCAGGGCACCGGCGCCTCCGCCGTGACAATTCGCTTCGCCGCGGCCGGGTGTTCCTCGAGCGGGCCCGGGCAGATGTCCGGCATCTTCCGGCGCTGCGCCAACGGCGCCACGGACATGCGAGGCACCTTTGAGGCCGTCCGGGTGGCTCGCCGCGCGGATGAGGCGGAGGCGTCCGGCGTGGAGCTGGTCGGCGAAGTGCGCCTGGCGGATGCCACCGTCACCAACGTCGCGGTGGCTCACGGCCACGCCTACGTGACGGCGGGGGCCAAGGGCCTCTTCATCCTCGACCTGAGCGACCCCGCCCAGCCCCGTCAGGTGAACAAGTCGGAGCCCTCCGACGACTTCTTCACGGACGCGCTGGTGAACGGGAACACGCTCTACGTGGGCAGCCGCCGCAGCGGCGTCATCGTGTTCGACATCACCAACCCGGCCTCGCCCGTGCGCCTGCGCTCCGTGCCCGAGTCCGTGGTGGAGGTGAACGACCTCGCGCTGGACGGCGACGTCCTGTACGCGGCCTCCCCCCTGCCCAACTCGGAGGTGTACATCTACGACGTGGCCACGCCCGCGGAGCCCAAGCAGCTCTGGCGGTACTTCGTGGAGGGCGCCGAGCGGCTGGCGGGGGAGGTCCCCCTGCACGTGGCGGCGATGGGCGGCCGGCTCTACGTGAGCAACTGGTCCTTCGGCCTCACCGTGTCGGACGTCACCACGCCGTCGAAGCCCAAGCTGCTGGGCCGCTTCGCCAACGCCTCCTCGAGCGCCACGGCGGTGGGCATGGTGGGGGACCGCCCCTACGCCTTCGACGCGGGTGAGGACTGGGGCGCGTACCTGAGCGTGCTGGACGTGAGCGCCCCGGCGACGGTGTCCCGGACGGGCGAGTTCCGGACGCGCCCCGAGGTGTCCGTCCGCGCGGTGGCCTTCGCCGGGACGAAGGTCTACCTGGCCTATGGCCAGGACGGCCTGCGCATCGTGGACGTGTCCGTCCCGAGCGCGCCCCAGCAGGTGGGGTACTACAACACCTGGCGGGAGACGGACCCGGGCCACGGCGTGGCGTTCCTGGAGGGCCTGAGCAAGGTGCACGTGCCGGGGGACGGCTACGTGTACGCGACGGATTCCTCGCGCGGGCTCCTCATCTTCCGCGAGACGGCGGAGTAG